One region of Solanum pennellii chromosome 6, SPENNV200 genomic DNA includes:
- the LOC107022601 gene encoding probable indole-3-pyruvate monooxygenase YUCCA4, which produces MGCCKEEEPKWLWVNGPIIVGAGPSGLAVSACLKENGVPSLILERSDCIASLWQQKTYDRLKLHLPKQFCQLPLFDFPENFPKYPTKHQFISYLESYAKHFSITPKFKQSVKVAEFDGVCGFWRVQTQDFQYLSKWLIVATGENAEAVIPEIPGIDKFKGRLMHTSVYKSGTEFINQRVLVIGCGNSGMEVSLDLCRHNAIPHMVVRNSVHILPREMLGISTFSIAMALLKWMPLRIVDKLLLLVANLTLGSTDKLGLRRPKTGPLELKNATGKTPVLDVGALSQIKTGKIQIMPGVKEITKIGAKFLDGKEGEFDSIILATGYKSNVPSWFKGSDFFTEQGMPKTPFPNGWKGENGLYTVGFTRRGILGTANDAKNIARDISEQWREFKGFCKNFCTTKNLSDNQGICF; this is translated from the exons ATGGGTTGTTGTAAAGAGGAAGAACCAAAATGGTTGTGGGTTAATGGACCTATAATAGTAGGTGCAGGTCCTTCTGGTTTAGCAGTATCAGCTTGTCTTAAAGAAAATGGAGTCCCTTCACTCATTCTTGAGAGAAGTGATTGTATTGCTTCTTTATGGCAACAAAAAACTTATGATCGCTTAAAACTTCATCTTCCTAAACAATTCTGTCAACTCCCATTGTTTGATTTCCCAGAAAATTTCCCAAAATACCCCACAAAACACCAGTTCATTTCTTACCTTGAATCTTATGCTAAACACTTTTCTATCACTCCCAAGTTCAAACAGAGTGTTAAAGTTGCAGAATTTGATGGAGTTTGTGGGTTTTGGAGAGTACAAACTCAAGATTTTCAGTATTTGTCGAAATGGTTGATTGTTGCAACAGGGGAAAATGCAGAGGCAGTTATACCAGAAATTCCAGGGATTGATAAGTTTAAAGGAAGATTAATGCATACAAGTGTTTATAAATCTGGTACTGAGTTTATTAATCAAAGGGTTTTGGTAATTGGTTGTGGAAATTCTGGTATGGAAGTTAGCTTAGACCTTTGTAGACATAACGCCATTCCTCATATGGTGGTCAGAAATTCT GTGCATATTTTACCTAGGGAAATGTTAGGAATATCAACATTTTCAATAGCTATGGCGCTTCTAAAATGGATGCCTTTAAGAATAGTTGATAAGTTGTTATTACTAGTTGCTAACTTAACCTTAGGTAGCACTGATAAATTAGGTCTCCGGCGACCGAAAACCGGCCCGCTTGAACTTAAAAATGCCACCGGAAAAACACCGGTACTCGACGTTGGAGCATTATCACAAATAAAAACCGGAAAAATTCAg ATAATGCCAGGTGTGAAGGAAATTACTAAAATAGGTGCAAAATTTTTAGATGGCAAAGAAGGAGAATTTGATTCAATAATCTTAGCAACAGGATACAAAAGCAATGTGCCTTCTTGGTTTAAG GGAAGTGATTTCTTCACAGAGCAAGGGATGCCAAAAACACCATTTCCAAATGGTTGGAAAGGGGAAAATGGATTATATACAGTGGGATTTACAAGAAGAGGAATATTAGGGACTGCAAATGATGCAAAAAACATTGCCAGGGACATAAGTGAACAATGGAGAGAATTCAAGGGCTTCTGTAAAAACTTTTGTACTACAAAAAACCTATCAGATAATCAAGGCATATGTTTTTAG